Proteins from a genomic interval of Cygnus olor isolate bCygOlo1 chromosome 9, bCygOlo1.pri.v2, whole genome shotgun sequence:
- the GOLIM4 gene encoding Golgi integral membrane protein 4 isoform X2, with protein MGNGMCSRKQKRIFQTLLLLTVAFGFIYGAMLYYELQSQLRKAEATALKYQQHQESLSAQLQVVYEHRSRLEKSLQKERLEHKKAKEDFLVYKLEAQETLNKGRQDSNSRYSALSVQHQMLKSQHEELKKQHADLEEDHRKQGEEFSRTFSDHKERYLQLQQEKEQEISKLKESLYNLREENRQLRKAHQDIHTQLQDVKSQVEEYKQLKDTLNKMPSFRQSEKLEQPNEQPEVRAPSPHSSLPVHREAVAEEPKENDEPKEREEINTQEREDRAEPFHLQRRPNEGQHAKELNIQEQQEAGEDDEQHVDQVEEEHKKELEEEEMEQAGQPEHLEEEQDQVPEEHEWKKQEQKEEETNMLGERSQSEITPTKAVTKRYKAAYEQQLEQQHLAAQRAEEADQLREHQESLHQQRLRTQLLRQQQLQEKELRLQKEAEHGEKLYKNRLSQQARYDNMDHDIVQGEEEQGIQEEEAAYERDNQHQDEGEDDQNNANEQQEPEHQVENQQVDESKAAMEDLNPADDPNNQGEDEFEEAEQEREENLPDENEKHEQNSEKQGHPGVEEHLVMAGNPDQQEDNVDEQYQEEGEEEIQEDLTEEKKRELERNAEEPYGENDENADEKNNGGADQEQEMPEENNQKEVHEENYEEEEEEERGAAAAKTRRRGEM; from the exons TTGTATATGAACACAGATCAAGATTagaaaaatcattgcaaaaagaaaggcttgaacataagaaagcaaaagaag attttcttgtttataaacTAGAAGCACAGGAAACACTAAACAAAGGAAGG caaGACTCGAATAGCCGATACAGTGCACTGAGTGTACAACACCAGATGTTGAAG AGTCAACATGAAGAACTAAAGAAACAGCATGCTGACCTTGAGGAAGATCACCGAAAACAAGGAGAAGAGTTTAGCAGAACATTCAGTGATCACAAGGAGAGATATTTAcaactgcagcaggaaaaagagcagGAGATCTCTAAGCTGAAGG aatcCTTGTATAATTTACGGGAGGAGAACAGACAGTTGAGAAAAGCTCACCAAGACATTCATACCCAGTTACAAGATGTAAAG TCCCAGGTGGAGGAATACAAACAGCTGAAGGACACACTGAACAAAATGCCAAGTTTCCGACAGTCTGAGAAGTTGGAACAACCAAATGAGCAACCAGAGGTGCGGGCACCGTCtccccacagcagcctcccagTACACCGCGAAGCTGTGGCTGAAGAGCCTAAGGAG AATGACGAaccaaaagagagagaagaaataaatacccaggaaagagaagacagagctgAGCCTTTTCATCTACAAAGAAGGCCTAATGAGGGCCAGCATGCCAAAGAACTGAATATTCAGGAGCAACAAGAAGCTGGAGAGGATGATGAGCAACATGTTGATCAAGTTGAAGAGGAACACAAAAAAGAActtgaggaggaagaaatggagCAAGCAGGTCAGCCTGAGCACTTAGAAGAGGAACAGGATCAAGTACCAGAAGAACACGAGTGGAAGaaacaggaacagaaggaagaagaaaccaaCATGTTGGGTGAACGTTCTCAGTCAGAG ATAACACCAACAAAAGCTGTAACAAAAAGATATAAGGCAGCCTATGAGCaacagctggagcagcagcaccttgcAGCCCAAAGAGCGGAGGAGGCCGATCAGCTGAGAGAACATCAGGAATCGCTGCACCAGCAAAGACTGCGAACACAGCTAttgaggcagcagcagcttcaagAAAAAGAGCTTCGGCTACAGAAAGAGGCAGAACACGGGGAAAAACTCTATAAAAACCGGCTAAG TCAACAGGCTCGTTATGATAACATGGACCATGACATTGTACAAGGGGAAGAAGAGCAAGGTATTCAGGAAGAAGAAGCAG CTTATGAACGTGACAACCAGCACCAGGATGAAGGTGAAGACGatcaaaataatgcaaatgaaCAGCAAGAACCAGAACATCAAGTAGAAAATCAGCAGGTTGACGAATCA AAGGCAGCCATGGAAGATTTGAACCCTGCTGATGACCCCAACAACCAGGGAGAAGATGAATTTGAGGAGGCTgagcaagagagagaagaaaatctaccagatgaaaatgaaaagcacgAGCAGAATAGCGAGAAACAAGGACATCCGGGAGTGGAAGAGCACCTAGTG ATGGCAGGAAATCCTGACCAGCAGGAAGATAATGTGGATGAACAGTAtcaggaagaaggagaagaagag ATTCAGGAAGATTTGACTGAAGAGAAGAAACGAGAACTGGAACGCAATGCTGAAGAGCCATATggtgaaaatgatgaaaat gCAGATGAAAAGAATAATGGGGGAGCAGATCAAGAGCAAGAAATGCCAGAAGAGAACAACCAGAAAGAAGTCCATGAAGAAAATTacgaagaggaggaggaggaggaacgtggagctgctgcagcaaaaacACGTAGACGAGGGGAGATGTAG
- the GOLIM4 gene encoding Golgi integral membrane protein 4 isoform X1, giving the protein MGNGMCSRKQKRIFQTLLLLTVAFGFIYGAMLYYELQSQLRKAEATALKYQQHQESLSAQLQVVYEHRSRLEKSLQKERLEHKKAKEDFLVYKLEAQETLNKGRQDSNSRYSALSVQHQMLKSQHEELKKQHADLEEDHRKQGEEFSRTFSDHKERYLQLQQEKEQEISKLKESLYNLREENRQLRKAHQDIHTQLQDVKQQHKNLLSQHNQLVVTLEDHKSALAAAQSQVEEYKQLKDTLNKMPSFRQSEKLEQPNEQPEVRAPSPHSSLPVHREAVAEEPKENDEPKEREEINTQEREDRAEPFHLQRRPNEGQHAKELNIQEQQEAGEDDEQHVDQVEEEHKKELEEEEMEQAGQPEHLEEEQDQVPEEHEWKKQEQKEEETNMLGERSQSEITPTKAVTKRYKAAYEQQLEQQHLAAQRAEEADQLREHQESLHQQRLRTQLLRQQQLQEKELRLQKEAEHGEKLYKNRLSQQARYDNMDHDIVQGEEEQGIQEEEAAYERDNQHQDEGEDDQNNANEQQEPEHQVENQQVDESKAAMEDLNPADDPNNQGEDEFEEAEQEREENLPDENEKHEQNSEKQGHPGVEEHLVMAGNPDQQEDNVDEQYQEEGEEEIQEDLTEEKKRELERNAEEPYGENDENADEKNNGGADQEQEMPEENNQKEVHEENYEEEEEEERGAAAAKTRRRGEM; this is encoded by the exons TTGTATATGAACACAGATCAAGATTagaaaaatcattgcaaaaagaaaggcttgaacataagaaagcaaaagaag attttcttgtttataaacTAGAAGCACAGGAAACACTAAACAAAGGAAGG caaGACTCGAATAGCCGATACAGTGCACTGAGTGTACAACACCAGATGTTGAAG AGTCAACATGAAGAACTAAAGAAACAGCATGCTGACCTTGAGGAAGATCACCGAAAACAAGGAGAAGAGTTTAGCAGAACATTCAGTGATCACAAGGAGAGATATTTAcaactgcagcaggaaaaagagcagGAGATCTCTAAGCTGAAGG aatcCTTGTATAATTTACGGGAGGAGAACAGACAGTTGAGAAAAGCTCACCAAGACATTCATACCCAGTTACAAGATGTAAAG cAACAGCATAAGAATTTACTCTCCCAGCACAACCAGCTTGTAGTGACATTGGAAGACCACAAGAGTGCACTAGCTGCTGCACAG TCCCAGGTGGAGGAATACAAACAGCTGAAGGACACACTGAACAAAATGCCAAGTTTCCGACAGTCTGAGAAGTTGGAACAACCAAATGAGCAACCAGAGGTGCGGGCACCGTCtccccacagcagcctcccagTACACCGCGAAGCTGTGGCTGAAGAGCCTAAGGAG AATGACGAaccaaaagagagagaagaaataaatacccaggaaagagaagacagagctgAGCCTTTTCATCTACAAAGAAGGCCTAATGAGGGCCAGCATGCCAAAGAACTGAATATTCAGGAGCAACAAGAAGCTGGAGAGGATGATGAGCAACATGTTGATCAAGTTGAAGAGGAACACAAAAAAGAActtgaggaggaagaaatggagCAAGCAGGTCAGCCTGAGCACTTAGAAGAGGAACAGGATCAAGTACCAGAAGAACACGAGTGGAAGaaacaggaacagaaggaagaagaaaccaaCATGTTGGGTGAACGTTCTCAGTCAGAG ATAACACCAACAAAAGCTGTAACAAAAAGATATAAGGCAGCCTATGAGCaacagctggagcagcagcaccttgcAGCCCAAAGAGCGGAGGAGGCCGATCAGCTGAGAGAACATCAGGAATCGCTGCACCAGCAAAGACTGCGAACACAGCTAttgaggcagcagcagcttcaagAAAAAGAGCTTCGGCTACAGAAAGAGGCAGAACACGGGGAAAAACTCTATAAAAACCGGCTAAG TCAACAGGCTCGTTATGATAACATGGACCATGACATTGTACAAGGGGAAGAAGAGCAAGGTATTCAGGAAGAAGAAGCAG CTTATGAACGTGACAACCAGCACCAGGATGAAGGTGAAGACGatcaaaataatgcaaatgaaCAGCAAGAACCAGAACATCAAGTAGAAAATCAGCAGGTTGACGAATCA AAGGCAGCCATGGAAGATTTGAACCCTGCTGATGACCCCAACAACCAGGGAGAAGATGAATTTGAGGAGGCTgagcaagagagagaagaaaatctaccagatgaaaatgaaaagcacgAGCAGAATAGCGAGAAACAAGGACATCCGGGAGTGGAAGAGCACCTAGTG ATGGCAGGAAATCCTGACCAGCAGGAAGATAATGTGGATGAACAGTAtcaggaagaaggagaagaagag ATTCAGGAAGATTTGACTGAAGAGAAGAAACGAGAACTGGAACGCAATGCTGAAGAGCCATATggtgaaaatgatgaaaat gCAGATGAAAAGAATAATGGGGGAGCAGATCAAGAGCAAGAAATGCCAGAAGAGAACAACCAGAAAGAAGTCCATGAAGAAAATTacgaagaggaggaggaggaggaacgtggagctgctgcagcaaaaacACGTAGACGAGGGGAGATGTAG